In the genome of Nonomuraea sp. NBC_00507, the window GGTCCCGGGTCGCCGGGCGGCGGTCTGGGACCGCGGGGTGCGTACGGTCAGGCTGCTGGCTCTGCCGGTCGCTTTGGTGCTGGTCTGGTGGGCGGTCAGCGGGAGCTCGTTCTACCTGCCGAGCCCTGTCCGGGTGGGGCAGGCGTTCGCCGAGACCTGGTTCTCCGAGCGGCTGGCCGAGGACGTGGTGCCGAGCGTGGGGCGGCTGCTGGCGGGGTACGCGCTGGCCGGGCTGCTCGGGGTCGGCCTGGGCGTGCTGATCGGGTCGTCGGCGCGGCTGCGCGCCACGATGGAGCCGGTGCTGGAGTTCTTCCGCGCCATCCCGCCGCCCGTGCTGGTGCCGCTGATCATGCTGCTGGCCGGCATCGACACGCCGATGAAGGTGCTGGTCATCGTGTCCGGCTGCGTGTGGCCGATCCTGCTGAACACCGTGGAGGGCGTGCGGGCGCTGGACGAGGTCCTCGCCGACACCTGCCGCATGTACGGCGTGCGCGGCGCGTCCAGGATGCGGCGTTTCGTGCTGCGCGGCGCGAGCCCGCAGATCATGACCGGGCTGCGGCAGGCCCTGTCCATCGGGATCATCCTCATGGTCATCAGCGAGATGTTCGCCAGCTCCAGCGGGCTGGGGTTCACGATCGTGCTGTTCCAGCGGCAGTTCCAGATCGCCGAGATGTGGAGCGGCATCCTGCTACTCGGCCTGCTGGGCCTGGGGTTGTCCGTCCTGTTCCGCCGCGTCGAGCGGTGGGTGTTGTCCTGGTACTACGGCAGTGGAGTCGCCCGTGCTTGAGATCTCCGCGCTGAACAAGGTCTACGAGAGCCCGGGCCGCCGGGTCGAGGCGATCCGCTCGGTCACGGTGGGCGTCGAGGCGGGCGAGCTGGTATGCGTGGTGGGCCCGTCGGGCTGCGGCAAGACGACGCTGCTGCGGTGCGTGGCCGGGCTGCTGCCGGTCAGCGGCGGCGCGGTGCGGGTTGCCGGCGTCCCTGTCACGGGGCCGCCGCCGCGGATGGCCGTGGTGTTCCAGGAGTACGGCCGGAGCCTGTTCCCCTGGATGACCGTGTGGCAGAACGTCGAGCTGCCGCTGAAGGAGAAACGCCTGCCCGCGGCGCGGCGGCGGGAGCTGGTGACCGGCTCCCTGGAGGCGGTGGGGCTCAGCGACGCCACGGACGCCCATCCGTGGCAGTTGTCCGGCGGCATGCAGCAGCGGGTGGCGATCGCGCGGGCGGTGGCGTACGAGCCGCAGGTGCTGCTGATGGACGAGCCGTTCGCGGCCGTCGACGCGCAGACCCGGGCCGACCTGGAGGACCTGATCCTGCGGTTGTGGCGCGACCTCGGGGTGACCACCCTGTTCGTCACCCACGACATCGACGAGGCCGTCTACCTGGGACAACGGGTGATCATCCTGTCCTCCTCGCCCACCACGGTCATGGAGGACCTGAAGATCGACCTGCCCCCCGAACGCGACCAGCTGACCACCCGGTCCCTGCCGCGCTTCGGCGAGTTGCGCGGGCACGTCTACCGGCAGATCCAGCGAGCCAGGGGGACACGATGACGACAGTGCGCGACGCCACGTTCGACGTGCTCAGGCGGCACGGGCTGAGCACGATCTTCTGCAATCCCGGCTCCACGGAGGTATCCCTGCTGACCGGGCTGCCGGACGACCTGCGCTTCGTGCTGGCCCTGCACGAGGGGTCCGTGGTGGGGATGGCCACCGGCTGGGCGATCGGTCGCTACGAAGGGAGCGGAGCTCCCGAGCCAATAAGAGGAGGGCCGGCGCTCGTCGTGCTGCACACGACGGCAGGGCTCGGCAACGCGGTCGGCGCCGTCGCCACGGCCCGGGTCAACCGGGTGCCGCTGGTGATCCTCGTCGGGCAGCAGGACCGGCGGCACCTGGCGCTGGAGCCGTTCCTGGCGGGCCGGCTGGACGGGCTGGCCGGGGACTATCCGGTGTGGGTCGATCAGCCGGTACGGGCCCAGGACGTGCCGGGAGCTGTGGCGCGGGCCTGCCACGAGGCGGTCACCTTCCGCGGGCCCGCGCTGGTGGTGGTGCCGATGGACGACTGGGACGCGGCCTTCGAAGGAGAGATCACCGCGGCCGCCCAGCAGGTCGTGCGGCCGCTCGCCGTGGCGGACGCCGACCTCGCGCCGCTGGTGTCGCTGCTGGCGGGCGCCCGGGCGCCGGCGATCGTCGCCGGGGCGGGCGCCGACTGGGAGTCCCTGGTGGGGCTGGCCGAGCGGCTGGGGTGCCCGGTGTTCCAGGAGTCGTTCGGTGCGCGGGCCGGCTTCCCGCAGGACCATCCGCAGTACGCCGGGGTGCTGCCGGCCGACCGGGTGCGGCTGCGAGCAGTGCTGGCGGGCCACGACGTGGTGCTGGCCGTGGGGGCGCCGGTGTTCCGGCAGTACCCGTACGTGCCGGGGCCGCTGGTGGCGGCGGGGACGGCGGTCGCGGTGATCACCGACGATCCGGCCGAGGTGCATCGCAGCCCGGCCGACCTGGCGTATTTGGCCGCGCCGTCGGCCGTCTGCGCCCGCCTGACCGCCCTGCTGCCCCCTGGCGGGCAGGACAGTGGGGGCGGAGGCGGCGTTGAAGGGCGACCGGCCGACGGCGGAGGCGGCGTTGAAGGGCGACCGGCCGACGGCGGAGGCGGCGTCGAGGGGCGACCGGCCGGCGGCGGCGGAAGCGTTGGGACGCGGCCGGCCGCCGTTCCGCCGGTGCCGGAGGGAGGGCGGCCGTTGCGGGCCGCGCACGTGCTGCGCGAGCTGGCCGTGCGGCTGTCCGCCGACACCGTGCTCCTCGAGGAGACCCCGTCATCCCGCCCCGACCTGCACCGGCTCGTGCCCGCCAGGAACCCGCTCGGCTTCCTGTCGGCGGCCATGGGCGGGCTCGGTTTCGCGCTGCCGGCCGCGGTCGGGCTGAGGATGGCGCTCCCCGACCGCCCCGTGGTCGCGGTCGTGGGCGACGGGTCGGCGCTCTACGGCATGCACGCGCTTTGGAGCGCCGCGCACTACCGGGTGGGCGCGCTGTTCGTGGTGCTCGCCAACGGCCGCTACGCGGTCATGGACCGGCTGGCCGACCAGCGGGGCGGCAAGGCGCCGTGGCCGCCGTTCACCGAGGTGGACATGGGTGCCCTGGCCAGGTCGCTCGGCTGCCCTGCGCGGCGCGTGGAGACGTACGAGGAGCTGACGGCGGCACTCGACGAGGTGGTGCCGGGGCTCTCCGCCCGCGAGGAACCCCTATTGCTCGACGTCACCGTAACGGTGGACCCCGACTTCCAACCTTGAGGAGGCTCACCATGACATTCCTGGACCCCAAGATCTGGACCGGCCTGGTCTTCGACGGCGGCTGGACGGCCTCGCGCGCCGGTGACGCGCCGGTCGTCGAGCCGGCGACGGGCAACGAGCTCGGCCGTGCGGGCACGGCCGGCGCCGACGACGTGGCCGCGGCCGCCCTGCGGGCACGCCAGGAGCAGCGGGCGTGGGCGGCCACCCCATACGAGGAGCGGGCGGCGGTGCTGCGCCGCGCCGGGCGGCTCTTCGAGGAGCACGCGCAGGAGATCCAGGACTGGATCGTCCGCGAGTCCGGCGGGGTGCCCGGCAAGGCCGCCTTCGAGACGCACGTGGCGGCGCAGGAGTGCTACGAGGCGGCGGCGCTGGCCTCGCAGCCGCTCGGCGAGGTGCTGCCGACCTCGCGCAAGCGGCTCAGCTTCGCGCGGCGGGTGCCGGTGGGCGTGGTCGGGGTGATCGCGCCGTTCAACTTCCCGCTGATCCTCGGCACCAGGTCGGTGGCTCCGGCGCTCGCGCTCGGGAACGCGGTCGTCTTCAAGCCGGACCAGCGCACCGCCGTCTGCGGCGGGTTCGCGATCGCCCGCGTCTTCGAGGAGGCGGGGCTGCCGAGCGGCCTGCTGCACGTGCTGCCCGGCGGCGCCGAGACCGGGCAGGCCCTGGTGACCGACCCGAACATCCCGGTGATCTCCTTCACCGGCTCGAGCGCGGCCGGGCGCAAGGTCGGGGAGGCGGGGGCGCGCCTGCTCAAGCGGGTGCACCTGGAGCTGGGCGGCAACTCGGCGCTGGTCGTCTTCGACGACGCCGACCTCCAGCCGGCCGTGTCCGCCGCCTCGTGGGCGTCGTTCTTCCACCAGGGGCAGATCTGCATGACGGCGGGCCGGCATCTGGTGCACGAATCGGTGGCGGAGGAGTACGTCGAACGCCTCGCCGCCAAGGCCGACGCCCTGCCGGTCGGCGACCCGGCCACCGGTCAGGTCGCCCTCGGCCCGCTCATCGACCCCGGACAGCGGGACCGGGTGCACCGGCTCGTCACCGACAGCGTGTCGGCCGGGGCCAGGCTCGCCGCCGGCGGGACGTACGACCGGCTGTTCTACCGGCCCACCGTGCTGGCCGGGGTGCCGGCCCACGCGCCGGCGTACGCGGAGGAGGTGTTCGGGCCGGTGGCGCCGGTGATGACGTTCTCCTCGCTGGAGCAGGCGGCGGCGCTGGCCGCCGACACGGAGTACGGCCTGTCGCTCGGCATCCTCACCCGCGACGTCATGAAGGGGCTGGCGCTGGCCGACCTGGTGCCGACGGGCATCGTGCACATCAACGACCAGACGGTGGACGACGAGGCCGTGGCACCGTTCGGCGGGGTGGGCGCCTCGGGGACCGGCACGAGGTTCGGCGGGCCCGCCAACGCGGACGCCTTCACGGAGACCCAGTGGGTCACCGTACAGGGGGACGTGGCGGCGTACCCCTTCTAGCGAGACTGCAAGGCGCCGGGGATCTCGGCGCCTTGCAATCGTTCACCTTGCTTGGCGTTCTGCGGCCTCCACCACATCTAGCGCCACGTAACCAGCGATTCGGTACTTATGGGCAGGCCATCACGAAAGATCGATAGTATGCGAGCATACTTACGGCGTGTATCATGGTGCTGTGACCTATCGCCTGGAGATCGTCATGGAGGTGCGGGACTGGCTGCACCAGCTGCGCCACGCAGACCGCGACAGCGCCATCCTGGTCGGCCAGGCGATCACAGCGCTACTCGAAGAAGGGCCAAGCCTCGGAAGACCTCTGGTTGACCGGATCAAGGGCTCAAATCTGCACAACCTCAAGGAACTCCGTCCGGGCTCTGCCGGGACAACAGAGATAAGGATCCTGTTCATCTTCGACCCGAGCCGGAATGTAGTCCTCCTCGTCGCCGGCGACAAGGCAGGGCAGTGGTCTTCCTGGTACCGAGAGGCGATTCCATTGGCAGAGGCCCGGTATACGACCTACCTGAAGGAGAAGGAGGAGTCATGAGCAGCACCCACGGCTACGACCGCGAAGGCTTCCTCTCTGAGTTCTTTCCCGACGCCGATGATCGGGCAGAGGTCGAGGCCGGCGCCCAAGCCCTCATCAACGTCAGTCGAGCTCACCGACTGGCCGAGATGCGCAAACGTCTGGGGCTGACACAGGCTGAGGTCGCAGAGCGGATGAACGTGCGCCAAGAGCGCGTCTCCGCGATCGAACGAGCCAAGGTCGACGCCAGCGAACTGAGAACCCTGGCGGCCTACATCAAGGCACTGGGTGGACGCATGGAGATCATCGCCGACTTCGGGGGCGAACGTCTCGTGGTCGGCTGAGCGCTGCGCCTTGCCGCCGGCGGGACGTACGACCGGCTGTTCTACCGGCCCACCGTGCTGGCCGGGGTGCCGGCCCACGCGCCGGCGTACGCGGAGGAGGTGTTCGGGCCGGTGGCGCCGGTGATGACGTTCTCCTCGCTGGAGCAGGCGGCGGCGCTGGCCGCCGACACGGAGTACGGCCTGTCGCTCGGCATCCTCACCCGCGACGTCATGAAGGGGCTGGCGCTGGCCGACCTGGTGCCGACGGGCATCGTGCACATCAACGACCAGACGGTGGACGACGAGGCCGTGGCACCGTTCGGCGGGGTGGGCGCCTCGGGGACCGGCACGAGGTTCGGCGGGCCCGCCAACGCGGACGCCTTCACGGAGACCCAGTGGGTCACCGTACAGGGGGACGTGGCGGCGTACCCCTTCTAGCGAGACTGCAAGGCGCCGGGGATCTCGGCGCCTTGCAATCGTTCACCTTGCTTGGCGTTCTGCGGCCTCCACCACGTTGGAGAGCAGGAGGGCACGGGTCATGGGGCCGACGCCGCCCGGGTTGGGCGTGAGGAAGCCGGCGACCTCCGCCACGTCCGGCGCCACGTCGCCGGCGATCTTGCCGTCCACCCGGGAGACCCCCACGTCGAGGACGGCCGCGCCGGGCTTGACCATGTCGCGGGTGATCAGGCCGGGCACGCCCGCCGCCGCCACCACGATGTCCGCGCGGCGCACGTGGCCGGCCAGGTCCTGGGTGCCGGTGTGGCACAGGGTCACGGTGGCGTTTTCGCTGCGGCGGGTCAGCAGGAGGCCCAGCGAGCGGCCCACCGTGATGCCGCGCCCGACCACGGCCACCTCGGCGCCCTTGATCGGCACGCCGTATTCCTGCAGGAGCAGCACGATGCCGTGCGGGGTGCACGGGAGCGGCGCGTCCACCATGTGGACGAGGCGGCCGAGGTTGACCGGGTGGAGGCCGTCGGCGTCCTTGGCCGGGTCCATGCGCTCCAGCAGGGCCATCGTGTCGAGGTGCTTGGGGAGGGGGAGCTGGACGATGTAGCCGGTGCACTCGGGGGAGGCGTTGAGCTGGTCGATGGCCGCCTCGACCTCGGCCTGCGTGGCGGTGGCCGGCAGGTCGACGCGGATGGAGGCGATGCCCACCTCGGCGCAGTCACGGTGCTTGCCTGCCACGTAGATCTGGCTGCCCGGATCGTCGCCCACGAGCACGGTGCCCAGGCCGGGTGTGATGCCGCGGTCCTTGAGCGCGGCCACTCGGGTCGTGAGGTCTGCCTTGATCTTGGCGGCGGTCGCCTTGCCATCGAGTTTCACTGCGCTCATGCAGGCAATCCTTCCATGCCTCCGTCCGCCCCTCGCACCGGCCTGACCCGCCGGCGCACGCGCAGGAGGAGGAGGGCTCGCAAGTTATCCACAGACCCCAGCCAACCAGCACAGGTTATCCACAGACAGTCTTTGACATCGTTGTCATTGATCTTCGAAGGGCCTAGTGTTACGGGCGCCAGCATCACGCTGTCCACGGAGGTCCCCCTTGCCTGTCCGCCTGTTGTCCGCCGAGTCGACCGACCTCTTCGTAGGCTCCGAGGCCGAGCCGCACCAGGTGCTCCGCGTCACCGTCGCCCAGGGAGAGCGCGACACGCCCCTGGAGCTGCGCGGCGAGGGCGTGCGGCTGGCCGAGCCGGTGACCGTGCCCGCCACCGCCTCCGGCGTCCTGGAGATTCCCCTGACCATGACGGCACCGCCCGGCGCCGCCCTGCCGTGCGTGCTGACGCTGGGCGAGGAGTCCCTGGAGATCACGGTCACGGCCGAGGAGCCGGGCTGGACGATGCACATGGTGTCCCACTTCCACTACGACCCCGTGTGGTGGAACACCCAGG includes:
- a CDS encoding bifunctional methylenetetrahydrofolate dehydrogenase/methenyltetrahydrofolate cyclohydrolase, which codes for MSAVKLDGKATAAKIKADLTTRVAALKDRGITPGLGTVLVGDDPGSQIYVAGKHRDCAEVGIASIRVDLPATATQAEVEAAIDQLNASPECTGYIVQLPLPKHLDTMALLERMDPAKDADGLHPVNLGRLVHMVDAPLPCTPHGIVLLLQEYGVPIKGAEVAVVGRGITVGRSLGLLLTRRSENATVTLCHTGTQDLAGHVRRADIVVAAAGVPGLITRDMVKPGAAVLDVGVSRVDGKIAGDVAPDVAEVAGFLTPNPGGVGPMTRALLLSNVVEAAERQAR
- a CDS encoding benzaldehyde dehydrogenase, with amino-acid sequence MTFLDPKIWTGLVFDGGWTASRAGDAPVVEPATGNELGRAGTAGADDVAAAALRARQEQRAWAATPYEERAAVLRRAGRLFEEHAQEIQDWIVRESGGVPGKAAFETHVAAQECYEAAALASQPLGEVLPTSRKRLSFARRVPVGVVGVIAPFNFPLILGTRSVAPALALGNAVVFKPDQRTAVCGGFAIARVFEEAGLPSGLLHVLPGGAETGQALVTDPNIPVISFTGSSAAGRKVGEAGARLLKRVHLELGGNSALVVFDDADLQPAVSAASWASFFHQGQICMTAGRHLVHESVAEEYVERLAAKADALPVGDPATGQVALGPLIDPGQRDRVHRLVTDSVSAGARLAAGGTYDRLFYRPTVLAGVPAHAPAYAEEVFGPVAPVMTFSSLEQAAALAADTEYGLSLGILTRDVMKGLALADLVPTGIVHINDQTVDDEAVAPFGGVGASGTGTRFGGPANADAFTETQWVTVQGDVAAYPF
- a CDS encoding type II toxin-antitoxin system RelE/ParE family toxin; the protein is MTYRLEIVMEVRDWLHQLRHADRDSAILVGQAITALLEEGPSLGRPLVDRIKGSNLHNLKELRPGSAGTTEIRILFIFDPSRNVVLLVAGDKAGQWSSWYREAIPLAEARYTTYLKEKEES
- a CDS encoding thiamine pyrophosphate-dependent enzyme, whose translation is MTTVRDATFDVLRRHGLSTIFCNPGSTEVSLLTGLPDDLRFVLALHEGSVVGMATGWAIGRYEGSGAPEPIRGGPALVVLHTTAGLGNAVGAVATARVNRVPLVILVGQQDRRHLALEPFLAGRLDGLAGDYPVWVDQPVRAQDVPGAVARACHEAVTFRGPALVVVPMDDWDAAFEGEITAAAQQVVRPLAVADADLAPLVSLLAGARAPAIVAGAGADWESLVGLAERLGCPVFQESFGARAGFPQDHPQYAGVLPADRVRLRAVLAGHDVVLAVGAPVFRQYPYVPGPLVAAGTAVAVITDDPAEVHRSPADLAYLAAPSAVCARLTALLPPGGQDSGGGGGVEGRPADGGGGVEGRPADGGGGVEGRPAGGGGSVGTRPAAVPPVPEGGRPLRAAHVLRELAVRLSADTVLLEETPSSRPDLHRLVPARNPLGFLSAAMGGLGFALPAAVGLRMALPDRPVVAVVGDGSALYGMHALWSAAHYRVGALFVVLANGRYAVMDRLADQRGGKAPWPPFTEVDMGALARSLGCPARRVETYEELTAALDEVVPGLSAREEPLLLDVTVTVDPDFQP
- a CDS encoding ABC transporter permease encodes the protein MKPRRTVPGRRAAVWDRGVRTVRLLALPVALVLVWWAVSGSSFYLPSPVRVGQAFAETWFSERLAEDVVPSVGRLLAGYALAGLLGVGLGVLIGSSARLRATMEPVLEFFRAIPPPVLVPLIMLLAGIDTPMKVLVIVSGCVWPILLNTVEGVRALDEVLADTCRMYGVRGASRMRRFVLRGASPQIMTGLRQALSIGIILMVISEMFASSSGLGFTIVLFQRQFQIAEMWSGILLLGLLGLGLSVLFRRVERWVLSWYYGSGVARA
- a CDS encoding ABC transporter ATP-binding protein, which encodes MLEISALNKVYESPGRRVEAIRSVTVGVEAGELVCVVGPSGCGKTTLLRCVAGLLPVSGGAVRVAGVPVTGPPPRMAVVFQEYGRSLFPWMTVWQNVELPLKEKRLPAARRRELVTGSLEAVGLSDATDAHPWQLSGGMQQRVAIARAVAYEPQVLLMDEPFAAVDAQTRADLEDLILRLWRDLGVTTLFVTHDIDEAVYLGQRVIILSSSPTTVMEDLKIDLPPERDQLTTRSLPRFGELRGHVYRQIQRARGTR
- a CDS encoding helix-turn-helix domain-containing protein: MSSTHGYDREGFLSEFFPDADDRAEVEAGAQALINVSRAHRLAEMRKRLGLTQAEVAERMNVRQERVSAIERAKVDASELRTLAAYIKALGGRMEIIADFGGERLVVG